One Pseudorhodoplanes sinuspersici DNA segment encodes these proteins:
- the metF gene encoding methylenetetrahydrofolate reductase [NAD(P)H], translating to MMKAIAPRASRLMNGRGQKLRVSFEFFPPKTEEMERSLWEAIERLAPISPHFVSVTYGAGGSTRERTHATVKRMLDETALTPAAHLTCVDATRDDVDAVVQNYREIGVRHIVALRGDPTSGVGAHYAPHPGGYQNAADLVAGIRRIGDFEVSVSAYPEKHPDSRDTEVDLDMLKAKVDAGATRAITQFFFDNDLYFSYLDRVRARGINIPIVPGIVPVQNFKQVRNFAERCGTSIPRWLAQRFDGLDDDVATRKLVAAAVAAEQVLDLVDRGVTDFHFYTMNRADLVYAVCHLLGLRPALKEAA from the coding sequence ATGATGAAGGCCATTGCTCCACGCGCCAGCCGTTTGATGAACGGACGCGGTCAAAAGCTGCGGGTGTCGTTCGAATTCTTTCCGCCGAAGACCGAAGAGATGGAGCGTTCGCTGTGGGAGGCGATCGAGCGGCTTGCGCCGATCTCCCCGCATTTCGTGTCGGTGACCTATGGCGCGGGCGGTTCGACCCGCGAGCGCACGCATGCGACGGTGAAGCGGATGCTGGATGAGACGGCGCTGACGCCGGCTGCGCATCTGACTTGTGTCGATGCCACGCGTGACGATGTCGATGCGGTGGTCCAAAATTATCGCGAGATCGGCGTCCGCCATATCGTCGCCTTGCGCGGCGATCCGACGAGCGGCGTCGGTGCGCATTATGCTCCGCATCCGGGCGGCTACCAGAATGCGGCGGATCTCGTCGCCGGCATCAGGCGCATTGGCGATTTCGAGGTGTCGGTTTCGGCCTATCCCGAAAAGCATCCCGATTCGCGTGACACCGAAGTCGATCTCGACATGTTGAAGGCGAAGGTCGATGCCGGCGCAACACGCGCGATCACGCAATTCTTCTTCGATAACGACCTTTACTTCAGCTATCTCGATCGCGTGCGCGCCCGCGGCATTAATATCCCGATCGTGCCGGGCATTGTGCCGGTGCAGAATTTCAAGCAGGTGCGCAATTTTGCCGAGCGCTGCGGCACTTCGATCCCGCGCTGGCTCGCACAGCGATTTGATGGCCTCGACGATGACGTGGCGACGCGCAAGTTGGTCGCCGCTGCGGTGGCCGCCGAACAGGTACTCGATCTCGTCGATCGCGGTGTCACCGATTTCCATTTCTACACGATGAACCGGGCCGATCTCGTCTACGCGGTTTGCCATCTGCTTGGCCTGCGTCCGGCCTTGAAGGAGGCCGCGTGA
- a CDS encoding ArsR/SmtB family transcription factor, whose protein sequence is MAGSLAFDTMHDALRAVAEGTRLRILALLAEAELTVSDLTEILRQSQPRISRHLKLLAEAGLIERHREGAWAFFHLANHGDSAVIARMLVERLDINDPVIARDRERLTAVREARADAAQNYFREHAAEWDRLRKLHAADDAVEQAIQKALGDKPFRSLLDLGTGTGRMLELFGPQIDRGLGIDLSLDMLLLARAHLERAGLRHCSVRQGDIYDLSVPRDSFDVVIIHQVLHYLDDGARAIKEASRALVPGGRLLVIDFAPHDLEFLREEHAHRRLGFAPEIVSQWLTAADLDVTLQRNIAPDKDSDGKVAVSLWLARDKRVRIASRQEVA, encoded by the coding sequence ATGGCCGGCTCGCTGGCTTTCGACACGATGCACGATGCACTGCGGGCGGTGGCCGAAGGCACGCGCTTGCGCATTCTTGCGCTCTTGGCTGAGGCCGAGCTGACCGTGTCCGATCTCACCGAGATCCTGCGCCAGTCGCAGCCACGTATCTCGCGCCACCTCAAGCTGCTCGCGGAAGCCGGCCTGATCGAGCGGCATCGCGAGGGCGCCTGGGCCTTCTTCCATCTGGCCAATCACGGCGACAGTGCTGTGATCGCGCGGATGCTGGTCGAGCGCCTCGACATCAATGATCCGGTCATCGCCCGCGACCGCGAACGCCTGACCGCCGTGCGCGAGGCGCGGGCAGATGCCGCGCAGAATTACTTCCGCGAGCATGCGGCGGAATGGGATCGCTTGCGCAAGCTGCATGCCGCCGACGATGCGGTGGAACAGGCCATTCAGAAGGCGCTCGGCGACAAGCCGTTTCGTTCGCTGCTCGATCTCGGTACCGGCACCGGTCGCATGCTGGAATTGTTCGGCCCACAAATCGACCGCGGCCTCGGCATCGATCTTTCGCTCGACATGCTGCTGTTGGCGCGCGCGCATCTCGAACGCGCCGGCCTGCGCCACTGCAGCGTGCGGCAGGGCGACATCTACGATCTGTCGGTGCCGCGCGATTCCTTCGATGTCGTGATCATCCATCAGGTGCTGCATTATCTCGATGATGGCGCCCGCGCGATCAAGGAAGCATCGCGTGCGCTGGTGCCGGGCGGCCGTCTGCTGGTGATTGATTTCGCTCCCCACGATCTCGAATTCCTGCGCGAGGAACACGCGCATCGCCGCCTTGGCTTTGCGCCGGAGATTGTCTCGCAATGGCTCACGGCGGCCGATCTCGACGTGACGCTGCAGAGAAATATCGCACCCGACAAGGATTCCGACGGCAAGGTCGCCGTCTCATTGTGGCTCGCACGCGACAAACGTGTGCGGATCGCCAGCCGGCAGGAGGTCGCATGA